The sequence CACAAAATCCAAAGACATTTGAATCAAGCGTCGAATGGCCGAAAGATTCCATTGCGGCGCACCCATTTGGATTAGCATCTCCAGACGAATCAAGGCTTGAGCAGCATCTTGAGCATGCAAAGTTCCAAAGCTTCCCTCGTGCCCGGTCGCCAGCGCCATTAAAAAGTCTTTTGCTTCAGCACCACGAACTTCTCCCATAGCAATTCGATCGGGACGAAGTCGCAAGGCACGCTTCACAAGTTGAGTTTGATCAATCGCGGGTAAAACATTTTGCGGATCTTCACGAGTCAAAAGTTTCATACTGGCTTTGTTAGGTAAAGGGATTTCAGAAGTGTCTTCGATAATCACCACGCGTTCATTTTCCGGAAGTAAATTTAGGAATGAATTCAAAACAGATGTCTTACCCGAACCGGTAGAACCCACGACCAAAAAATTCTTTTTCTTATCGATCAGCTCCCGAAAGATTCGCAGGTCTTCGGGCCGACACCAGCCTATGTCGGCAAGCTTTAAAAATGTCCAAGGATTTTTCGGATGGCGTCGTAAAGATAGGTGAACGGAAGACTGAGTGATATCACTTCCAATCATACTCAATCGAAAATCCCTAAAAGCTCCGTCGGCTGTGGGAAATTCCTTCGTAATATGCGCATTGGCTTCATGAGACAAACGGTCCAAGCAGTTGCGAAAGCTTAAATCCGAAAAGAACGAATCCGGATGACGAAAAAGTTTTCCTTCACGCTCAATCCAGATCGATTGAGGGCCGTTCACCATAATCTCTGTAATACTTTCGTCTTCTAAAAGATCCGAAAGGGGCCCCCAAGTGTGGATTTCATTTAAAACACGCGCGCAGACGTCTTGTTCTTGTGATGTCAGGTGCTTTTCCACGATTTGCTCCACCTTCTTTGAACGCAAAGAGCTGGCTTCTTCCGGAGAAAGCAAAAATTCATTCAAAGGAATTTGCTGAATATCTTCTTGAATTTTGTCGTAAACGGTTTTTGCTGCGATCATCATAAAACGTCTCCACGAGCTTGAAGGTGTTCCTGGCCCACGCCACTATCGCCTTCTTTAAGAATTGTCGGTCGAACAAAAATCACCAGTTCAGAACGGTTCTCACGAAAGTCCTTGCTAGAAAAGAGAGCGCCAATGACGGGGAGTCGCGACAACATCGGAAGCCCGGTCGAAGA comes from Bdellovibrio bacteriovorus and encodes:
- a CDS encoding CpaF family protein, giving the protein MMIAAKTVYDKIQEDIQQIPLNEFLLSPEEASSLRSKKVEQIVEKHLTSQEQDVCARVLNEIHTWGPLSDLLEDESITEIMVNGPQSIWIEREGKLFRHPDSFFSDLSFRNCLDRLSHEANAHITKEFPTADGAFRDFRLSMIGSDITQSSVHLSLRRHPKNPWTFLKLADIGWCRPEDLRIFRELIDKKKNFLVVGSTGSGKTSVLNSFLNLLPENERVVIIEDTSEIPLPNKASMKLLTREDPQNVLPAIDQTQLVKRALRLRPDRIAMGEVRGAEAKDFLMALATGHEGSFGTLHAQDAAQALIRLEMLIQMGAPQWNLSAIRRLIQMSLDFVIVVGREASGQRRFKGAYRLCSLEDNGFLLEPFDL